A genomic window from Acidobacteriota bacterium includes:
- a CDS encoding DUF433 domain-containing protein, translated as MEFTRITADSRQLGGVPCIRRLRIPVATVVGMVAEGMTTAEILEAYPDLVEDDVREALRFAASAVRERDLPLASTL; from the coding sequence ATGGAATTCACTCGAATCACCGCCGATTCCCGCCAACTAGGCGGCGTTCCTTGCATTCGCCGCCTGAGGATCCCCGTGGCGACTGTCGTCGGCATGGTGGCCGAGGGAATGACCACGGCTGAGATCCTGGAGGCCTACCCGGACCTCGTCGAAGACGACGTGCGTGAGGCGCTTCGGTTTGCGGCGTCCGCCGTTCGCGAGCGCGACCTTCCCCTCGCATCCACGCTGTGA